In the genome of Spirochaetia bacterium, one region contains:
- a CDS encoding EFR1 family ferrodoxin (N-terminal region resembles flavodoxins. C-terminal ferrodoxin region binds two 4Fe-4S clusters.) has product MDAKTISLLYFSPTKTTREIVQAIGKGSGLQILQDIDLTAPQVRESVIELKADIVIIGIPVYAFTIPSTVYPCLNQLEGKGKPVILVTVYGNMSAGHALTNLASLCTARHFMVTGGGIFIGRHSFSSPQAPLASDRPDKKDLQIAEKFGKDIVHKLVQPGPILPLTFADSKYSKKAMTNPTHLARIVAGPSKFDPTLCTGCLSCVRNCPAGAIDKKTMQTNAATCIRCYACVTTCPTKARTVSLRFRPVLHAVFYMKNKAHPMPQLYL; this is encoded by the coding sequence ATGGATGCAAAAACAATTTCACTGCTTTATTTTTCTCCAACGAAAACAACCAGGGAAATCGTACAGGCCATCGGCAAAGGATCAGGATTGCAGATATTGCAGGATATTGACCTCACAGCCCCACAGGTACGGGAGTCTGTAATCGAGCTGAAGGCAGATATCGTCATCATAGGAATCCCTGTCTACGCTTTTACGATTCCTAGTACCGTCTATCCATGTCTGAATCAGCTGGAAGGGAAAGGGAAGCCGGTGATTTTAGTTACAGTCTATGGCAACATGAGTGCAGGGCATGCACTGACAAATCTGGCCAGTCTCTGCACTGCAAGACATTTCATGGTAACCGGAGGAGGTATTTTTATCGGCAGGCATTCCTTTTCTTCTCCACAGGCACCTCTCGCTTCCGACCGTCCCGATAAAAAGGACCTGCAGATTGCAGAAAAATTCGGAAAAGATATTGTCCATAAACTAGTACAGCCAGGACCAATACTACCGCTTACATTTGCCGATAGCAAATATTCTAAGAAGGCAATGACAAACCCTACACATCTGGCACGAATTGTTGCCGGACCTTCTAAGTTCGACCCCACGCTATGTACCGGTTGTCTTTCCTGTGTACGAAACTGTCCTGCAGGAGCAATTGACAAAAAGACAATGCAAACAAATGCAGCAACGTGTATCAGATGTTATGCTTGTGTAACCACTTGTCCCACAAAAGCCCGTACGGTCTCACTTCGCTTCAGACCTGTATTGCACGCCGTATTTTATATGAAGAACAAAGCTCACCCTATGCCGCAGCTCTATCTTTAG